Proteins encoded in a region of the Ziziphus jujuba cultivar Dongzao chromosome 3, ASM3175591v1 genome:
- the LOC107421816 gene encoding uncharacterized protein LOC107421816, with product MGSTHGNPLLLSLILMVIILAWRIPGIAGQTNTTSSSAPEGSNLIQGNNVSDSLSKSDDTVRVDPLDNFKKYRGGYNITNKHYWSSTIFSGISGYALGVLWLLCGILYGGFFLVKKLCFKNRNNEAQKKMSLCYKQCDLWPILLAIFLALLAIVASGLVLGGNGRFHSEAKTVVKIIMDTANGASESIYNTTGAMKEIKDNLGNYSGSSEATEFLTSTTEELDVEAAEIERQAGKNRRLIDKGLKIVYIITITTISLNLAAVILLSVSGILRLRQALRLLIIFCWFLTVLCWLFFGIYFFLDKFSGDTCTAFENFQQNPENNSLSSILPCDELNSAKSMLHDVSKVVYNLVNEVNANISSIPATSNPGIAHVCNPFSEPPEYQYQQENCPSNTIRIGDIPKVLKIFTCSENVTCEDGQVSISNSNYKMVEAYTSSIQNLVNAYPGMESLVECQSVKDAFSKILSNHCKPLKRFVKMVWAAMLFLSLIMVFLVVLWTIQVHHEQNHHFSDDSVKSHSPTPNMLELTADKTKDNRNYPSLV from the exons ATGGGCTCCACGCATGGGAATCCACTGCTTCTTTCCCTGATTTTGATGGTGATAATTTTAGCATGGAGGATTCCAGGAATAGCAGGACAGACAAATACAACAAGTAGCTCTGCACCAGAAG ggAGCAATTTGATTCAGGGAAACAATGTCTCTGATTCTTTGAGCAAGTCTGATGATACAGTAAGAGTGGATCCTTTAGATAATTTCAAGAAATATAGAGGAGGATATAACATTACAAACAAGCATTATTGGAGT TCAACCATATTCAGTGGAATTTCTGGTTACGCACTTGGGGTGCTCTGGCTTTTGTGTGGAATTCTATATGGAGgcttttttttagtaaaaaagtTGTGTTTCAAAAACAGAAATAATGAAGCACAGAAGAAAATGTCACTTTGTTACAAGCAATGCGACCTCTGGCCTATTCTGCTTGCCATTTTCTTAGCACTTCTTGCAAT AGTTGCATCAGGGCTAGTTCTAGGAGGCAATGGGAGATTCCATTCAGAAGCGAAAACTGTGGTGAAAATCATCATGGATACAGCAAATGGAGCATCAGAATCCATATACAACACGACCGGTGCAATGAAAGAGATTAAAGATAACTTGGGAAATTATAGTGGAAGTAGTGAGGCTACTGAATTCCTTACCTCTACAACCGAGGAACTAGATGTCGAAGCTGCTGAGATAGAGAGGCAGGCAGGGAAGAACAGGCGCCTCATTGACAAGGGTCTTAAGATAGT CTATATAATAACCATAACAACTATTTCACTGAATCTGGCAGCAGTGATTCTCCTGTCAG TCTCTGGGATTCTGAGGTTACGACAAGCACTTCGATT ACTCATTATATTTTGCTGGTTCCTGACTGTTCTGTGCTGGCTATTTTTCGGGATATATTTCTTCCTGGACAA GTTCTCAGGTGACACTTGCACAGCCTTCGAAAATTTCCAACAGAATCCCGAAAACAACAGCTTAAGCTCCATCCTACCCTGTGATGAATTGAACTCAGCAAAATCAATGCTACATGACGTCAGTAAAGTGGTCTACAACCTTGTAAATGAG GTGAATGCAAATATATCTTCCATACCGGCAACATCCAATCCGGGTATTGCTCATGTCTGCAATCCTTTCTCAGAACCACCAGAATATCAGTACCAGCAAGAAAACTGTCCATCTAATACGATAAGGATAGGAGACATCCCAAAG GTACTGAAGATATTTACTTGCTCGGAAAATGTGACATGTGAAGATGGACAGGTTTCCATCTCCAACAGCAATTACAAAATGGTGGAAGCTTACACAAGCTCCATACAAAATCTGGTAAATGCATATCCGGGTATGGAAAGTCTGGTGGAATGTCAGTCAGTAAAGGATGCCTTTTCCAAAATCCTTTCTAATCACTGCAAACCTTTGAAGAGATTTGTTAAGATGGTTTGGGCAGCAATGCTCTTTCTGTCATTGATCATGGTGTTTTTGGTTGTATTGTGgacaatacaagttcatcatGAACAGAACCACCATTTTTCAGATGATTCTGTGAAATCCCATTCTCCAACACCAAATATGCTGGAATTAACCGCAGATAAAACTAAAGATAACCGAAATTATCCTAGTTTAGTCTAA